From Betta splendens chromosome 3, fBetSpl5.4, whole genome shotgun sequence, the proteins below share one genomic window:
- the madd gene encoding MAP kinase-activating death domain protein isoform X5: protein MEKKKMCPRLLDYLVVVGARQPSSDSVAQTPQLLRRYPLEDHHDFPLPPDVVFFCQPEGCLSIRQRRVSLRDDSSFVFTLTDKDSGITRYGICVNFYRSFQRGHHRPRGDKNSHSETAAPESASEGSDGGAPPSALAPPNGAEVGQAPASGEESGPHGAELNAGKSPQHRRRAAKMAARNRNSTLTSLCILSHYPFFSTFRECLYILKRLVDCCSQRLTQRAGLPRATQRDTMWRVFTGALLVEEKGSLLLADLREIESWVYRLLRSPVPVAGQRRVDVEVLPQELKRLLTFALPDNSRFSMVDFPLHLPLELLGVDACLQVLTCVLLEHKVILQSRDYNALSMSVMAFVAMIYPLEYMFPVIPLLPTCMASAEQLLLAPTPYIIGVPASFFLYKSDFKMPDDVWLVDLDSSKVIAPTNAEILPPLPEPEALELKKHLKQCLVRLTVITQKQIFSSENKALASMSLNTQPILNLEKFQEGQEMPLLPPGRDKASPSSTEFNPLIYGNDVDSVDVATRVAMVRFFNSGNVLQGFQMHTRTLRLFPRPVVAFQSTSFLASRPRRSAFADKLSHTQAVEFYGEWALNPTNLAFQRIHNNVFDPSLIGDKPKWYAHQLQPVVYRVYDGSSQLVEAMAGPLEDEANESDPTDSGSDSEAYDDSSSSYSSLGDLVSEMIQGDIQGDTPSLDPPTHAALGDASEVEFQDFRDFRDDHGTDGPPSGDGPAEPSDGQPLRSSSSTTASSSPSTIIQGVNHEQGEAPEIEASASAALQNPVPGLGSQPFLRPTADAGLADPGNKKQEYDNPYFEPQYGFPSEDDPDLEEQVESYTPRFNQNLNGNKAQRPLRPSSLRLPGESDGEGDSHNSSPNSTISNSSNDGFGGLMSFASNLYKNHGTSFSLSNLALPNKAAREKSTPFPSLKGARAPRALVDQKSSVIKHSPTVKRESPSPQGRVNNTSENQQFLKEVVQSVLDGQGVGWLNMKKVRRLLENEQLRVFVLSKLNRAVQSEEDARQEIIRDVEVNRKVYKGMLDILKCTISSLEHSYTNAGLGGMASVFSLLEIARTHYQTKDPEKRKRSPTDSAGSPGSKESPSSRVEPAKPQGLLNVPQLQLPHHTAAKGARHFDTWSLNEENFIASIELWSKHQDKQKAMEKPQRSEGGKQQRPPVADAEEKKSQISADSGLSVTSGSQKSDTESVTSSEPPILTRSTSQDSEASTVISNSSGETLGADSDLSSAAGDGLGGRTAPHLTQSRGTLSDSEIETNPATSSVFGKTHTLKPGVKDHVPPMAKAPPVQPMEDLSMRIYLCEGLLGRDKSSVWDQLEDAAMETFSLSKERSTLWDQMQFWEDAFLDAVMLEREGMGMDQGPQEMIERYLSLGEHDRKRLEDDEDRLLATLLHNMIAYMLMMKVNKNDIRKKVRRLMGKSHIGLTYSQEINEILDKLAHMNGRELSIRPSGSRHIKKQTFVVHAGTDTTGDIFFMEVCDDCIVLRSNIGTVYERWWYEKLINMTYCPKTKVLCLWRRNGQETQLNKFYTKKCRELYYCVKDSMERAAARQQSIKPGPELGGEFPVQDMKTGEGGLLQVTLEGINLKFMHSQVFIELSHIKKCNTVKGVFVLEEFVPETKEVVIHKYKTPMAHQICYSVLCLFSYVAAVKGKEAEGKAKILSPRPLSS from the exons atggagaaaaagaaaatgtgccCTCGCCTTCTCGACTACTTGGTAGTGGTTGGAGCAAG GCAACCGAGCAGTGACAGCGTGGCCCAGACGCCTCAGCTGCTTCGCCGTTACCCGTTGGAGGACCACCACGACTTCCCTCTCCCGCCCGATGTGGTGTTTTTCTGCCAACCCGAGGGCTGCCTCAGCATCCGCCAGCGCAGGGTCAGCCTTCGCGACGACTCCTCGTTTGTGTTCACACTGACCGACAAGGACTCAGGAATCACTCGCTATGGGATCTGCGTCAACTTCTACCGCTCCTTCCAGCGCGGCCACCACCGCCCCCGCGGGGACAAGAACAGTCACTcggagacggcggcgccggAGAGCGCCAGCGAAGGCTCTGATGGTGGCGCTCCTCCGTCAGCGCTAGCTCCGCCCAACGGCGCTGAGGTCGGACAAGCACCCGCCTCTGGAGAGGAGAGTGGGCCGCACGGCGCTGAGCTGAACGCAGGAAAGTCCCCGCAGCACAGACGGAGAGCGGCCAAGATGGCGGCCAGGAACCGCAACAGCACGCTGACCTCCCTGTGCATCCTCAGCCACTACCCCTTCTTTTCCACCTTCAGGGAGTGCTTATACATTCTCAAGAGGCTGGTggactgctgcagccagaggctAACGCAGCGGGCCGGGCTGCCCCGGGCCACGCAGAG AGACACCATGTGGCGGGTGTTCACTGGTGCGCTGttggtggaggagaagggcaGCCTTCTGCTGGCCGACCTACGGGAGATCGAGTCGTGGGTGTACCGGTTGCTGCGTTCCCCGGTCCCAGTGGCGGGTCAGAGGCGTGTGGACGTGGAAGTGCTGCCGCAGGAACTCAAAAGGCTGCTGACCTTTGCCCTGCCCGACAACTCCCGCTTCTCCATGGTGGACTTCCCTCTGCACCTGCCCTTAGAGCTGCTGGGCGTGGACGCCTGCCTTCAGGTCCTCACCTGTGTCCTTCTGGAGCACAAA GTCATTCTACAGTCCAGAGATTACAACGCTCTGTCGATGAGTGTCATGGCGTTCGTGGCTATGATCTATCCGCTGGAGTACATGTTTCCCGTCATCCCCTTACTTCCGACCTGCATGGCCTCTGCTGAGCAG CTTCTTCTCGCCCCCACCCCCTACATTATCGGCGTACCGGccagcttcttcctctacaAATCTGATTTCAAAATGCCAGACGACGTGTGGCTTGTGGATCTAGACAGCAGTAAG GTTATTGCACCCACAAACGCAGAGATCCTCCCACCTCTTCCGGAGCCCGAGGCACTAGAGCTTAAGAAACACCTGAAACAG TGTCTGGTTAGGTTGACCGTGATCACCCAAAAGCAGATCTTCTCCTCTGAAAATAAG GCCTTGGCCAGTATGAGTTTGAACACCCAACCCATTCTGAACCTGGAGAAGTTCCAGGAAGGTCAGGAAATGCCTCTGCTCCCTCCTGGGAGGGACAAAGCGTCTCCGTCCTCCACAGAGTTCAACCCTCTAATTTACGGCAATGATGTGGATTCTGTGGACGTGGCCACCAG AGTGGCCATGGTCCGGTTCTTCAACTCTGGAAATGTCCTGCAGGGGTTCCAGATGCACACTCGCACCCTGCGCCTCTTCCCCCGCCCCGTGGTGGCCTTTCAGTCCACGTCTTTCCTCGCGTCGCGTCCACGGCGCTCTGCCTTTGCAGACAAACTTTCTCACACCCAGGCGGTCGAGTTCTATGGCGAGTGGGCTCTCAATCCCACCAACCTCGCCTTTCAGAGGATACACAACA ACGTATTTGACCCCTCCTTAATTGGAGACAAGCCCAAGTGGTATGCTCATCAGCTGCAACCCGTGGTCTACCGGGTGTATGACGGCAGCTCCCAGCTGGTTGAAGCTATGGCCGGTCCCTTGGAGGATGAGGCCAATGAATCAGACCCCACAGACAG TGGTAGTGACAGCGAGGCATATGATGACTCCAGCTCATCTTATTCCTCACTTGGAGACCTTGTGAGTGAGATGATCCAAGGTGACATTCAGGGAGACACACCAA GTTTGGACCCGCCTACCCACGCTGCACTGGGAGACGCTAGCGAGGTCGAATTTCAAGATTTCCGCGACTTCAGAGATGACCACGGTACGGACGGGCCACCGAGCGGGGACGGACCCGCTGAACCTTCTGACGGGCAGCCTCttcgctccagctccagcacaacTGCAAGCTCTAGTCCTAGCACAATCATCCAAGGAGTCAAccat gagcagggggaggcgCCTGAAATTGAAGCATCAGCAAGCGCGGCGTTACAGAATCCAGTCCCCGGACTGGGAAGTCAGCCGTTCCTCAGACCTACAGCTGATGCTGGCCTGGCAGACCCCGGCAATAAAAAGCAGGAGTATGACAACCCATACTTTGAGCCTCAGTATGGATTCCCCTCAGAGGACGACCCCGATTTAGAAGAGCAAGTGGAATCATACACGCCTCGATTCAACCAGAATCTCAATGGCaacaa GGCACAGCGTCCATTACGGCCCAGTAGCCTGCGGCTCCCAGGAGAGTCTGACGGGGAGGGGGACTCTCACAACAGCTCACCAAACTCCACCATCTCCAACAGCAGCAACGATGGATTCGGGGGGCTCATGTCCTTTGCTA GCAACCTTTACAAGAACCACGGCACCAGTTTCAGTCTGTCCAATCTCGCCCTTCCCAATAAGGCAGCGAGGGAGAAATCCACTCCTTTCCCAAGTTTAAAAG GGGCGCGTGCACCTCGAGCACTTGTGGACCAGAAGTCTTCAGTAATAAAGCACAGTCCCACTGTAAAGCGAGAGTCGCCGTCTCCTCAGGGTCGGGTCAACAACACAAG TGAGAACCAGCAGTTCTTGAAGGAAGTGGTGCAGAGTGTTCTGGACGGTCAGGGGGTCGGCTGGCTCAACATGAAAAAAGTGCGGCGCCTGCTGGAGAACGAGCAGCTTCGCGTGTTTGTGCTGAGTAAGCTGAACCGAGCCGTCCAGTCGGAGGAAGACGCCAGACAGGAAATCATCCGTGACGTG GAGGTGAACAGGAAGGTGTACAAGGGCATGCTGGACATCTTGAAGTGCACGATTTCCAGCCTAGAGCACTCCTACACGAACGCGGGGCTCGGGGGAATGGCCAGTGTCTTCAGCTTACTAGAAATTGCACGCACACATTATCAAACCAAAG ACCCAGAAAAGCGCAAGCGAAGCCCCACAGACAGTGCTGGGAGCCCAGGGAGTAAAGAGAGTCCGTCGAGTCGAGTGGAGCCTGCCAAACCTCAGGGCCTTCTGAATGTCCCTCAACTGCAGCTGCCGCACCACACGGCGGCCAAAGGAGCGCGCCATTTTGATACCTGGAGTCTGAACGAGGAGAACTTTATTGCCTCGATTG AATTGTGGAGCAAGCACCAGGATAAGCAAAAAGCTATGGAAAAACCTCAGA ggtctgagggaggaaagcagcagcGCCCCCCGGTGGCGGACGCAGAGGAGAAGAAGTCGCAGATCAGCGCCGACAGCGGCCTCAGTGTCACTTCTGGATCTCAG AAGAGTGACACGGAGTCCGTAACGAGCTCGGAGCCGCCGATCTTGACACGAAGCACCAGCCAGGACTCGGAGGCCAGCACAGTG ATAAGCAACAGCTCTGGAGAGACTCTTGGAGCGGACAGTGACCTGAGCAGCGCAGCAGGAGACGGCCTCGGCGGGAGGACCGCTCCTCACCTCACTCAGTCCAGGGGGACGCTGTCGGACAGCGAGATCGAAACCAACCCCGCCACCAGCTCCGTGTTT GGAAAGACCCACACTCTGAAACCAGGTGTGAAGGATCACGTGCCTCCGATGGCGAAGGCGCCGCCTGTGCAGCCCATGGAGGACCTGAGCATGAGGATTTACCTGTGTGAAGGCCTGCTGG GACGTGATAAGAGCTCCGTTTGGGATCAACTAGAAGACGCTGCCATGGAAACCTTTTCTCTAA GTAAGGAGCGCTCCACTCTGTGGGACCAGATGCAGTTCTGGGAGGACGCCTTCTTagatgctgtgatgctggagCGTGAGGGCATGGGCATGGACCAGGGCCCTCAGGAGATGATTGAAAG ATACTTGTCACTGGGAGAACACGACCGCAAACGTCTAGAAGATGATGAGGACAGACTTCTGGCCACACTGCTGCACAATATGATTGCATACATGCTAATGATGAAA GTTAACAAAAACGACATCAGGAAGAAAGTGAGACGTCTGATGGGCAAATCCCACATCGGCCTCACCTACAGCCAGGAGATCAACGAGATACTGGACAAACTGGCCCACATG AACGGCCGTGAGCTGTCGATCAGGCCCAGTGGAAGCCGCCACATCAAGAAGCAGACGTTCGTTGTTCACGCGGGCACAGATACAACAGGAGACATCTTCTTCATGGAG GTCTGTGACGACTGTATAGTCTTGCGCAGCAACATCGGCACGGTTTACGAGCGCTGGTGGTACGAGAAGCTCATCAACATGACGTACTGCCCCAAGACCAAGGTGCTGTGTCTCTGGAGACGCAACGGCCAGGAGACGCAGCTCAACAAGTTCTACACCAAAAAG TGTCGTGAACTTTACTACTGTGTCAAAGACAGTATGGAAAGAGCTGCAGCGAGGCAGCAGAGCATTAAGCCAG GTCCAGAACTGGGCGGAGAGTTTCCCGTTCAGGACATGAAGACCGGTGAAGGTGGACTCCTGCAGGTCACGCTGGAAGGAATCAACCTCAAATTCATGCACAGCCAG
- the madd gene encoding MAP kinase-activating death domain protein isoform X19, protein MEKKKMCPRLLDYLVVVGARQPSSDSVAQTPQLLRRYPLEDHHDFPLPPDVVFFCQPEGCLSIRQRRVSLRDDSSFVFTLTDKDSGITRYGICVNFYRSFQRGHHRPRGDKNSHSETAAPESASEGSDGGAPPSALAPPNGAEVGQAPASGEESGPHGAELNAGKSPQHRRRAAKMAARNRNSTLTSLCILSHYPFFSTFRECLYILKRLVDCCSQRLTQRAGLPRATQRDTMWRVFTGALLVEEKGSLLLADLREIESWVYRLLRSPVPVAGQRRVDVEVLPQELKRLLTFALPDNSRFSMVDFPLHLPLELLGVDACLQVLTCVLLEHKVILQSRDYNALSMSVMAFVAMIYPLEYMFPVIPLLPTCMASAEQLLLAPTPYIIGVPASFFLYKSDFKMPDDVWLVDLDSSKVIAPTNAEILPPLPEPEALELKKHLKQALASMSLNTQPILNLEKFQEGQEMPLLPPGRDKASPSSTEFNPLIYGNDVDSVDVATRVAMVRFFNSGNVLQGFQMHTRTLRLFPRPVVAFQSTSFLASRPRRSAFADKLSHTQAVEFYGEWALNPTNLAFQRIHNNVFDPSLIGDKPKWYAHQLQPVVYRVYDGSSQLVEAMAGPLEDEANESDPTDSGSDSEAYDDSSSSYSSLGDLVSEMIQGDIQGDTPSLDPPTHAALGDASEVEFQDFRDFRDDHGTDGPPSGDGPAEPSDGQPLRSSSSTTASSSPSTIIQGVNHEQGEAPEIEASASAALQNPVPGLGSQPFLRPTADAGLADPGNKKQEYDNPYFEPQYGFPSEDDPDLEEQVESYTPRFNQNLNGNKAQRPLRPSSLRLPGESDGEGDSHNSSPNSTISNSSNDGFGGLMSFASNLYKNHGTSFSLSNLALPNKAAREKSTPFPSLKGARAPRALVDQKSSVIKHSPTVKRESPSPQGRVNNTSENQQFLKEVVQSVLDGQGVGWLNMKKVRRLLENEQLRVFVLSKLNRAVQSEEDARQEIIRDVEVNRKVYKGMLDILKCTISSLEHSYTNAGLGGMASVFSLLEIARTHYQTKDPEKRKRSPTDSAGSPGSKESPSSRVEPAKPQGLLNVPQLQLPHHTAAKGARHFDTWSLNEENFIASIELWSKHQDKQKAMEKPQRSEGGKQQRPPVADAEEKKSQISADSGLSVTSGSQKSDTESVTSSEPPILTRSTSQDSEASTISNSSGETLGADSDLSSAAGDGLGGRTAPHLTQSRGTLSDSEIETNPATSSVFGKTHTLKPGVKDHVPPMAKAPPVQPMEDLSMRIYLCEGLLGRDKSSVWDQLEDAAMETFSLSKERSTLWDQMQFWEDAFLDAVMLEREGMGMDQGPQEMIERYLSLGEHDRKRLEDDEDRLLATLLHNMIAYMLMMKVNKNDIRKKVRRLMGKSHIGLTYSQEINEILDKLAHMNGRELSIRPSGSRHIKKQTFVVHAGTDTTGDIFFMEVCDDCIVLRSNIGTVYERWWYEKLINMTYCPKTKVLCLWRRNGQETQLNKFYTKKCRELYYCVKDSMERAAARQQSIKPGPELGGEFPVQDMKTGEGGLLQVTLEGINLKFMHSQFLKLKKW, encoded by the exons atggagaaaaagaaaatgtgccCTCGCCTTCTCGACTACTTGGTAGTGGTTGGAGCAAG GCAACCGAGCAGTGACAGCGTGGCCCAGACGCCTCAGCTGCTTCGCCGTTACCCGTTGGAGGACCACCACGACTTCCCTCTCCCGCCCGATGTGGTGTTTTTCTGCCAACCCGAGGGCTGCCTCAGCATCCGCCAGCGCAGGGTCAGCCTTCGCGACGACTCCTCGTTTGTGTTCACACTGACCGACAAGGACTCAGGAATCACTCGCTATGGGATCTGCGTCAACTTCTACCGCTCCTTCCAGCGCGGCCACCACCGCCCCCGCGGGGACAAGAACAGTCACTcggagacggcggcgccggAGAGCGCCAGCGAAGGCTCTGATGGTGGCGCTCCTCCGTCAGCGCTAGCTCCGCCCAACGGCGCTGAGGTCGGACAAGCACCCGCCTCTGGAGAGGAGAGTGGGCCGCACGGCGCTGAGCTGAACGCAGGAAAGTCCCCGCAGCACAGACGGAGAGCGGCCAAGATGGCGGCCAGGAACCGCAACAGCACGCTGACCTCCCTGTGCATCCTCAGCCACTACCCCTTCTTTTCCACCTTCAGGGAGTGCTTATACATTCTCAAGAGGCTGGTggactgctgcagccagaggctAACGCAGCGGGCCGGGCTGCCCCGGGCCACGCAGAG AGACACCATGTGGCGGGTGTTCACTGGTGCGCTGttggtggaggagaagggcaGCCTTCTGCTGGCCGACCTACGGGAGATCGAGTCGTGGGTGTACCGGTTGCTGCGTTCCCCGGTCCCAGTGGCGGGTCAGAGGCGTGTGGACGTGGAAGTGCTGCCGCAGGAACTCAAAAGGCTGCTGACCTTTGCCCTGCCCGACAACTCCCGCTTCTCCATGGTGGACTTCCCTCTGCACCTGCCCTTAGAGCTGCTGGGCGTGGACGCCTGCCTTCAGGTCCTCACCTGTGTCCTTCTGGAGCACAAA GTCATTCTACAGTCCAGAGATTACAACGCTCTGTCGATGAGTGTCATGGCGTTCGTGGCTATGATCTATCCGCTGGAGTACATGTTTCCCGTCATCCCCTTACTTCCGACCTGCATGGCCTCTGCTGAGCAG CTTCTTCTCGCCCCCACCCCCTACATTATCGGCGTACCGGccagcttcttcctctacaAATCTGATTTCAAAATGCCAGACGACGTGTGGCTTGTGGATCTAGACAGCAGTAAG GTTATTGCACCCACAAACGCAGAGATCCTCCCACCTCTTCCGGAGCCCGAGGCACTAGAGCTTAAGAAACACCTGAAACAG GCCTTGGCCAGTATGAGTTTGAACACCCAACCCATTCTGAACCTGGAGAAGTTCCAGGAAGGTCAGGAAATGCCTCTGCTCCCTCCTGGGAGGGACAAAGCGTCTCCGTCCTCCACAGAGTTCAACCCTCTAATTTACGGCAATGATGTGGATTCTGTGGACGTGGCCACCAG AGTGGCCATGGTCCGGTTCTTCAACTCTGGAAATGTCCTGCAGGGGTTCCAGATGCACACTCGCACCCTGCGCCTCTTCCCCCGCCCCGTGGTGGCCTTTCAGTCCACGTCTTTCCTCGCGTCGCGTCCACGGCGCTCTGCCTTTGCAGACAAACTTTCTCACACCCAGGCGGTCGAGTTCTATGGCGAGTGGGCTCTCAATCCCACCAACCTCGCCTTTCAGAGGATACACAACA ACGTATTTGACCCCTCCTTAATTGGAGACAAGCCCAAGTGGTATGCTCATCAGCTGCAACCCGTGGTCTACCGGGTGTATGACGGCAGCTCCCAGCTGGTTGAAGCTATGGCCGGTCCCTTGGAGGATGAGGCCAATGAATCAGACCCCACAGACAG TGGTAGTGACAGCGAGGCATATGATGACTCCAGCTCATCTTATTCCTCACTTGGAGACCTTGTGAGTGAGATGATCCAAGGTGACATTCAGGGAGACACACCAA GTTTGGACCCGCCTACCCACGCTGCACTGGGAGACGCTAGCGAGGTCGAATTTCAAGATTTCCGCGACTTCAGAGATGACCACGGTACGGACGGGCCACCGAGCGGGGACGGACCCGCTGAACCTTCTGACGGGCAGCCTCttcgctccagctccagcacaacTGCAAGCTCTAGTCCTAGCACAATCATCCAAGGAGTCAAccat gagcagggggaggcgCCTGAAATTGAAGCATCAGCAAGCGCGGCGTTACAGAATCCAGTCCCCGGACTGGGAAGTCAGCCGTTCCTCAGACCTACAGCTGATGCTGGCCTGGCAGACCCCGGCAATAAAAAGCAGGAGTATGACAACCCATACTTTGAGCCTCAGTATGGATTCCCCTCAGAGGACGACCCCGATTTAGAAGAGCAAGTGGAATCATACACGCCTCGATTCAACCAGAATCTCAATGGCaacaa GGCACAGCGTCCATTACGGCCCAGTAGCCTGCGGCTCCCAGGAGAGTCTGACGGGGAGGGGGACTCTCACAACAGCTCACCAAACTCCACCATCTCCAACAGCAGCAACGATGGATTCGGGGGGCTCATGTCCTTTGCTA GCAACCTTTACAAGAACCACGGCACCAGTTTCAGTCTGTCCAATCTCGCCCTTCCCAATAAGGCAGCGAGGGAGAAATCCACTCCTTTCCCAAGTTTAAAAG GGGCGCGTGCACCTCGAGCACTTGTGGACCAGAAGTCTTCAGTAATAAAGCACAGTCCCACTGTAAAGCGAGAGTCGCCGTCTCCTCAGGGTCGGGTCAACAACACAAG TGAGAACCAGCAGTTCTTGAAGGAAGTGGTGCAGAGTGTTCTGGACGGTCAGGGGGTCGGCTGGCTCAACATGAAAAAAGTGCGGCGCCTGCTGGAGAACGAGCAGCTTCGCGTGTTTGTGCTGAGTAAGCTGAACCGAGCCGTCCAGTCGGAGGAAGACGCCAGACAGGAAATCATCCGTGACGTG GAGGTGAACAGGAAGGTGTACAAGGGCATGCTGGACATCTTGAAGTGCACGATTTCCAGCCTAGAGCACTCCTACACGAACGCGGGGCTCGGGGGAATGGCCAGTGTCTTCAGCTTACTAGAAATTGCACGCACACATTATCAAACCAAAG ACCCAGAAAAGCGCAAGCGAAGCCCCACAGACAGTGCTGGGAGCCCAGGGAGTAAAGAGAGTCCGTCGAGTCGAGTGGAGCCTGCCAAACCTCAGGGCCTTCTGAATGTCCCTCAACTGCAGCTGCCGCACCACACGGCGGCCAAAGGAGCGCGCCATTTTGATACCTGGAGTCTGAACGAGGAGAACTTTATTGCCTCGATTG AATTGTGGAGCAAGCACCAGGATAAGCAAAAAGCTATGGAAAAACCTCAGA ggtctgagggaggaaagcagcagcGCCCCCCGGTGGCGGACGCAGAGGAGAAGAAGTCGCAGATCAGCGCCGACAGCGGCCTCAGTGTCACTTCTGGATCTCAG AAGAGTGACACGGAGTCCGTAACGAGCTCGGAGCCGCCGATCTTGACACGAAGCACCAGCCAGGACTCGGAGGCCAGCACA ATAAGCAACAGCTCTGGAGAGACTCTTGGAGCGGACAGTGACCTGAGCAGCGCAGCAGGAGACGGCCTCGGCGGGAGGACCGCTCCTCACCTCACTCAGTCCAGGGGGACGCTGTCGGACAGCGAGATCGAAACCAACCCCGCCACCAGCTCCGTGTTT GGAAAGACCCACACTCTGAAACCAGGTGTGAAGGATCACGTGCCTCCGATGGCGAAGGCGCCGCCTGTGCAGCCCATGGAGGACCTGAGCATGAGGATTTACCTGTGTGAAGGCCTGCTGG GACGTGATAAGAGCTCCGTTTGGGATCAACTAGAAGACGCTGCCATGGAAACCTTTTCTCTAA GTAAGGAGCGCTCCACTCTGTGGGACCAGATGCAGTTCTGGGAGGACGCCTTCTTagatgctgtgatgctggagCGTGAGGGCATGGGCATGGACCAGGGCCCTCAGGAGATGATTGAAAG ATACTTGTCACTGGGAGAACACGACCGCAAACGTCTAGAAGATGATGAGGACAGACTTCTGGCCACACTGCTGCACAATATGATTGCATACATGCTAATGATGAAA GTTAACAAAAACGACATCAGGAAGAAAGTGAGACGTCTGATGGGCAAATCCCACATCGGCCTCACCTACAGCCAGGAGATCAACGAGATACTGGACAAACTGGCCCACATG AACGGCCGTGAGCTGTCGATCAGGCCCAGTGGAAGCCGCCACATCAAGAAGCAGACGTTCGTTGTTCACGCGGGCACAGATACAACAGGAGACATCTTCTTCATGGAG GTCTGTGACGACTGTATAGTCTTGCGCAGCAACATCGGCACGGTTTACGAGCGCTGGTGGTACGAGAAGCTCATCAACATGACGTACTGCCCCAAGACCAAGGTGCTGTGTCTCTGGAGACGCAACGGCCAGGAGACGCAGCTCAACAAGTTCTACACCAAAAAG TGTCGTGAACTTTACTACTGTGTCAAAGACAGTATGGAAAGAGCTGCAGCGAGGCAGCAGAGCATTAAGCCAG GTCCAGAACTGGGCGGAGAGTTTCCCGTTCAGGACATGAAGACCGGTGAAGGTGGACTCCTGCAGGTCACGCTGGAAGGAATCAACCTCAAATTCATGCACAGCCAG